A genomic stretch from Pseudomonas sp. MUP55 includes:
- a CDS encoding LysR family transcriptional regulator, protein MKNSIQHIQAFLAVARTGSFTKAASELNLSPSALTVQVQQLEDWLGVALLDRSPRHVTITAAGQDARGPMEKLLLDLDNIVTGSRDLAALRRGVVTIAALPSVCAGSLPPVLRLFRERFAGIEVRLHDLVAHRIHAQVRSGEVDFGIGVRARLSHGLDFVPVLNDRLCAFVPLDHPLAHHRQLSLAQLADQPIILTGRDSSVREQVDTLFDQTRLTLNAGMEANYMSTVLALVRQGLGISVLPESAADSLEGLKRIDIDHPGVNREIGLISRSAMALSPAAQRCFDLLSERLASA, encoded by the coding sequence ATGAAAAACAGCATCCAACACATTCAGGCGTTTCTCGCCGTCGCTCGCACGGGCAGCTTCACCAAGGCCGCCAGCGAGCTGAACCTGTCCCCCTCGGCGCTGACCGTGCAGGTTCAACAATTGGAAGACTGGCTGGGCGTTGCCCTGCTCGACCGCAGCCCTCGTCATGTGACCATCACCGCCGCCGGCCAGGATGCGCGTGGTCCCATGGAAAAGCTGCTGCTGGACCTGGACAACATCGTCACCGGCTCGCGTGACCTCGCGGCCCTGCGCCGTGGCGTCGTGACCATTGCCGCCCTGCCCTCGGTATGCGCCGGCAGCCTGCCGCCGGTGTTGCGTCTGTTCCGTGAACGCTTCGCCGGGATCGAAGTGCGCTTGCACGACCTGGTGGCCCACCGCATCCATGCCCAGGTGCGGTCCGGCGAGGTGGACTTCGGCATCGGCGTACGTGCGCGCCTGAGCCACGGCCTGGATTTCGTGCCGGTGCTCAATGACCGCCTGTGCGCATTCGTGCCGCTGGATCACCCCCTCGCCCACCATCGGCAGCTGAGCCTGGCCCAACTGGCGGACCAGCCGATCATCCTCACCGGGCGTGACAGCAGCGTGCGCGAGCAGGTGGATACGCTGTTTGATCAGACGCGGTTGACGCTGAATGCGGGCATGGAGGCCAACTACATGTCCACGGTGCTGGCACTGGTGCGCCAGGGGTTGGGAATCAGCGTGCTGCCGGAATCGGCGGCGGACAGCCTGGAGGGGTTGAAGCGGATCGACATTGATCATCCCGGGGTGAACAGGGAAATTGGCTTGATCAGTCGCAGCGCGATGGCGTTGAGCCCGGCAGCGCAACGCTGTTTCGACCTCCTGAGTGAGCGGCTGGCCAGTGCTTAG
- a CDS encoding type III PLP-dependent enzyme: MSAFAPDSHYIHTDKIEDIPYHLLADKVPTPFYAYSATQIRTDFAELKRRLPQDIDYFYSLKANPNKALVGLLHQAGTGCEVCSLAELEIALRQGVPPNEIIFVGPGKHINELTQCCIAGIKAVVVESIEEMLLLNDIAAGLEVTQRIALRINPDFTGEKAKLVMSGKPRQFGIDEQLLPQAFGVLAQLGHLRLAGIHIYLGTRILDWQALANNTQNILALAATLQQTHGVNFEFVDVGGGFGVRYFDKEKALDLAALGEALMPVVDVYRRRFPQCKIVIELGRFLIARAGIFVTRINYLKPSRDEWFAVCDGGANCHGSAAGINSLIRRNFPMARLGPSRQNAQRRYQVTGPLCTPTDLLGENVMLDELRSGDLIGIGHSGAYGASASPVGFLSFGHPAEVLVERDQAFLIRTADSVDTLLAPQVCQRLSLPNA; encoded by the coding sequence ATGTCAGCTTTTGCTCCTGATAGTCACTACATCCACACCGACAAGATTGAAGACATTCCCTATCACTTGCTGGCCGATAAAGTACCCACGCCTTTCTATGCGTACAGCGCCACACAAATAAGAACCGATTTTGCAGAACTTAAACGCAGGCTCCCCCAAGACATTGATTACTTTTACTCGCTGAAGGCCAACCCGAATAAGGCACTGGTGGGGTTATTGCATCAGGCCGGCACGGGCTGCGAAGTATGCTCTCTGGCGGAACTTGAAATTGCACTGCGCCAAGGTGTGCCACCGAACGAAATCATCTTTGTCGGGCCGGGAAAGCATATCAACGAGTTAACGCAATGTTGCATCGCCGGCATTAAAGCCGTGGTGGTGGAATCCATTGAAGAAATGCTTCTGCTCAATGATATTGCCGCAGGCCTGGAAGTCACTCAGCGTATCGCCCTGCGCATCAACCCCGATTTCACCGGCGAAAAAGCCAAGCTGGTAATGAGCGGCAAACCCCGGCAGTTCGGTATCGATGAGCAGCTGCTGCCGCAGGCATTCGGCGTACTTGCACAACTGGGGCACCTGCGACTGGCAGGTATCCATATTTATCTGGGCACGCGCATTCTTGACTGGCAGGCCCTGGCCAACAACACGCAGAACATCCTGGCATTGGCCGCCACGCTGCAGCAGACCCATGGCGTGAACTTCGAGTTTGTCGATGTGGGTGGCGGCTTCGGCGTGCGCTACTTCGACAAGGAAAAAGCACTCGACCTGGCTGCCCTGGGTGAAGCGTTGATGCCGGTAGTCGACGTTTACCGCCGACGTTTTCCACAGTGCAAAATCGTGATCGAACTGGGCCGTTTCCTGATTGCGCGCGCGGGTATCTTCGTCACGCGGATCAACTACCTCAAACCGTCCCGAGACGAGTGGTTTGCCGTGTGCGATGGCGGTGCCAACTGTCACGGCAGTGCGGCCGGCATCAACTCCCTGATCCGCCGTAACTTCCCGATGGCGCGTCTTGGCCCATCCCGGCAGAACGCCCAGCGTCGTTATCAAGTGACCGGTCCCCTGTGCACGCCCACCGACTTGCTGGGCGAGAACGTGATGCTCGACGAGCTTCGCTCGGGCGATCTGATCGGTATCGGGCATTCAGGTGCCTATGGGGCCAGTGCGTCGCCGGTGGGTTTCTTGAGCTTCGGTCACCCGGCGGAAGTGCTTGTCGAGCGCGATCAGGCTTTTCTGATCCGCACCGCAGACAGCGTGGACACTCTGTTGGCGCCGCAGGTGTGCCAGCGTTTGTCTCTGCCCAACGCCTGA